One segment of Nitrospirota bacterium DNA contains the following:
- a CDS encoding MBG domain-containing protein, translating into ATSVTWANPSAITYGTALSGTQLNATPSVAGNLVYTPASGTILNAGTNQTLSVTFTPNDTANYTGSSANVQITVATRPITVTADAKTKVYGAVDPALTYQITSGSLVGSDTLSGALTRAAGENVGNYAIQLGSLTNSNYQITFVSANLSITAKPITVTADAKTKVYGASDPAFTYTTSGLVGSDTLSGALTRVTGEAIGTYAIQQGSLANSNYQITFNTANLTITVRPITVTADAKTKTYGASDPALTYTITSGSLAGSDTLSGALTRVAGETVGTYAIQQGSLSAGSNYALTYVGANLSITARLITVSADAKSKVFGASDPALTYTITSGSLINGDSFTGALTRVGGENVGTYAIQQGSLSAGINYVITYNGANLTITKADQTITFSLQSTATVGDPPITLTATASSGLAVTYSSDNTDVAAISGNTVVIMGAGTANITASQAGNGNYNAAPNVVQPLNVSGP; encoded by the coding sequence GCAACCAGCGTCACCTGGGCGAATCCCTCTGCGATAACCTACGGCACTGCGCTGAGCGGCACTCAGCTGAATGCCACGCCGAGCGTCGCCGGCAATCTTGTATATACGCCGGCCTCGGGTACTATCCTGAATGCCGGAACCAACCAGACCCTTTCGGTCACGTTCACGCCGAATGACACGGCCAACTATACGGGATCGTCTGCGAACGTGCAGATCACGGTTGCGACGCGTCCTATCACGGTTACCGCTGATGCCAAGACCAAGGTTTATGGCGCAGTCGATCCTGCCTTGACCTATCAGATCACGAGCGGCAGCCTGGTCGGCAGCGATACGCTTTCGGGTGCACTGACCCGCGCTGCAGGCGAGAATGTTGGCAATTACGCGATCCAATTGGGCTCGCTTACAAACAGCAACTACCAGATCACGTTTGTCAGCGCCAATCTGAGCATCACGGCCAAGCCCATTACGGTTACGGCTGATGCCAAGACCAAGGTGTATGGCGCAAGTGATCCCGCGTTCACCTACACGACAAGCGGTCTGGTAGGCTCCGACACGCTTTCTGGCGCGCTGACCCGCGTTACAGGCGAGGCCATCGGCACTTACGCGATCCAACAGGGATCGCTTGCCAACAGCAACTACCAGATCACGTTTAACACTGCAAACCTGACTATCACTGTGCGGCCCATTACGGTTACGGCCGATGCCAAGACCAAGACCTACGGCGCGAGCGACCCAGCGCTGACCTACACGATCACGAGCGGCAGCCTCGCAGGCAGCGACACTCTTTCGGGCGCGCTGACCCGCGTCGCAGGCGAGACCGTCGGCACTTACGCGATCCAGCAGGGGTCTCTTTCCGCCGGCAGCAATTATGCCCTCACCTATGTCGGCGCCAACCTGAGTATCACCGCCCGGCTCATTACCGTCAGTGCTGATGCCAAGAGCAAGGTCTTTGGAGCGAGTGATCCTGCCCTGACCTACACGATCACGAGCGGCAGCCTGATAAACGGCGACAGCTTCACCGGCGCTTTGACCCGTGTGGGAGGCGAGAACGTTGGAACCTACGCGATCCAGCAAGGATCGCTCAGTGCCGGCATCAACTATGTGATAACGTACAACGGCGCCAACCTGACCATTACCAAGGCAGACCAGACGATTACCTTCAGTCTTCAGTCGACGGCGACAGTTGGCGATCCTCCCATCACGCTTACTGCCACAGCGAGCAGCGGCCTTGCCGTGACCTACAGCAGCGATAATACGGACGTTGCGGCCATCAGCGGCAATACTGTGGTGATCATGGGAGCAGGCACAGCAAATATCACCGCCTCGCAGGCCGGAAACGGCAACTACAATGCGGCACCGAATGTTGTACAGCCCCTGAACGTGAGTGGTCCGTAA